In Rhodohalobacter barkolensis, the following proteins share a genomic window:
- a CDS encoding glycoside hydrolase family 97 protein has protein sequence MRIQTILFSVISLVLFSACTNQNTRIESPGSANSIEFFLDEGVPYYAVQHGDSPVITSSRLGFELQDQPALDGGFEISSVEKSSFDETWTQVWGEKEEIRNHYNELKVTLKETEEPNRELSVVFRAYDDGIGFRYEFPDQSNLQEFNIMDELTEFNMTGDHESWWIGALQWNRYEYLPEHTRLAEVDTVVTPFTMKTEDGLYLALHEAALVDYSTMNIEHTGDNQLKANLIPWHDGVLVRASTPFKTPWRTLQIGEQAGDLVESYLTLNLNEPNKIEDTSWIEPAKYVGIWWEMHLDKSTWGSGPIHGATTENAMKYIDFAAEHGFDHVLVEGWNPGWDGDWFADGVVFDFTRPMDDFDLEQVAEYALDNGVRLMGHHETSASVEHYEGQMEEAFQLYEELGVRSVKMGYVGHGQEIFWTDEDGNRNYEWHHGQHMVRHHQKVVELAAKYNISLNVHEGVKDTGLRRTWPNLMTREVARGQEYNAWGSGENVWDGPGNPPNYVTILPFHRNLAGPFDYTPGIVDLLFDEYKPDNRINHTLAKELALYVVIYSPLQMAADLPENYEERSDALQFIKDVPADWHDTKVLNGEIGKYITTVRKDRDSEDWYLGSITDEEPREFTFTLDFLNDGDSYIAQIYRDSEDADWDSNPYGFVVEEMEVDSDTEFTVNLAPGGGQAVRFMHVSE, from the coding sequence ACAGGATCAACCGGCTTTGGATGGCGGATTTGAGATCTCATCTGTTGAAAAATCCTCTTTTGACGAAACCTGGACACAGGTTTGGGGTGAAAAAGAAGAGATACGGAATCACTACAACGAACTAAAAGTAACCCTGAAAGAGACCGAAGAGCCAAACCGTGAACTATCCGTCGTTTTCCGCGCTTACGATGACGGTATCGGTTTCCGGTACGAATTCCCCGATCAATCCAATCTGCAGGAGTTCAATATTATGGATGAACTCACCGAATTTAACATGACCGGTGACCACGAAAGCTGGTGGATCGGCGCACTTCAGTGGAACCGGTATGAGTACCTGCCCGAGCACACCCGTCTGGCTGAAGTGGATACCGTAGTTACTCCATTCACCATGAAAACGGAAGACGGCCTGTATCTGGCTTTGCACGAAGCAGCTTTGGTTGACTACTCAACGATGAATATTGAGCATACCGGGGATAACCAATTGAAAGCCAACCTGATCCCCTGGCATGATGGCGTTCTGGTTCGCGCATCCACGCCATTCAAAACGCCGTGGAGAACACTTCAAATAGGTGAACAAGCCGGAGATTTGGTCGAGTCATATCTGACTCTGAACCTGAATGAACCAAATAAAATTGAAGATACTTCGTGGATTGAACCCGCAAAATATGTAGGCATCTGGTGGGAAATGCACCTCGACAAATCTACATGGGGATCCGGACCCATTCACGGCGCCACAACCGAAAACGCGATGAAGTATATTGATTTTGCCGCAGAGCACGGTTTTGACCACGTGTTGGTTGAAGGCTGGAATCCCGGCTGGGACGGCGATTGGTTTGCTGACGGTGTTGTGTTCGATTTCACCCGCCCGATGGACGACTTTGATCTGGAACAGGTTGCCGAATATGCTCTCGATAATGGAGTAAGACTGATGGGGCATCACGAAACATCCGCTTCTGTGGAACACTATGAAGGCCAGATGGAAGAGGCTTTCCAGCTATATGAAGAGCTGGGAGTTCGATCTGTTAAAATGGGATATGTGGGTCACGGACAGGAGATTTTCTGGACCGATGAGGATGGCAACCGAAATTATGAATGGCATCACGGGCAACACATGGTTCGTCATCATCAAAAAGTAGTGGAGTTGGCAGCGAAATATAACATATCCCTGAACGTACATGAGGGCGTAAAAGACACCGGGCTTCGCAGAACCTGGCCCAACCTGATGACCCGGGAAGTAGCCCGCGGGCAAGAGTACAATGCATGGGGAAGCGGTGAGAATGTATGGGACGGTCCCGGAAATCCACCCAATTATGTAACCATTTTACCATTCCACCGGAATCTTGCCGGACCGTTTGACTACACACCGGGAATTGTAGACCTACTTTTTGATGAGTACAAACCGGATAATCGCATCAACCACACACTGGCGAAGGAGCTTGCTCTCTATGTAGTCATTTACAGTCCGCTGCAAATGGCGGCCGATCTGCCTGAAAATTACGAAGAGCGTTCCGATGCCCTTCAGTTTATCAAGGATGTTCCGGCTGACTGGCACGATACCAAAGTGCTGAACGGTGAGATAGGAAAGTATATCACCACGGTTCGAAAAGACCGAGACAGTGAGGACTGGTACTTGGGCAGCATCACCGATGAGGAACCTCGCGAGTTTACCTTTACACTCGACTTTTTGAATGATGGAGACTCGTACATCGCTCAAATTTATCGTGACAGTGAAGATGCCGACTGGGATTCCAATCCTTACGGGTTTGTAGTTGAGGAGATGGAGGTGGATTCAGACACTGAGTTTACCGTTAACCTTGCGCCGGGTGGCGGACAAGCCGTTCGGTTTATGCATGTGAGTGAATAA
- a CDS encoding GNAT family N-acetyltransferase: MKELVIVETDLNNPKHAEAVLFSTDQYARDAMGMKRPLDENVKKQLIGRLKEFPSYVGFLAFMDDQPAGVANCVYSFSTFKAQKVINIHDLAVNPQFRGNGIGEALLAEVERKAIKENCCKVTLEVREDNRARNLYERAGFSYGEPRMFFMEKEI; this comes from the coding sequence ATGAAGGAGTTGGTAATTGTTGAGACCGATTTGAATAACCCAAAACATGCAGAAGCTGTTTTGTTCAGTACCGATCAGTATGCCAGAGATGCCATGGGTATGAAGCGGCCGTTGGATGAAAATGTTAAGAAGCAATTGATTGGTCGCTTGAAAGAATTCCCATCCTATGTAGGGTTTTTAGCATTTATGGATGATCAGCCGGCCGGTGTTGCTAATTGTGTGTACAGTTTTTCCACATTTAAAGCCCAAAAGGTGATCAATATTCACGATCTGGCGGTAAATCCACAGTTTCGCGGAAATGGAATCGGAGAGGCACTGTTGGCTGAAGTGGAGCGAAAAGCAATAAAAGAGAACTGCTGCAAAGTCACTCTTGAAGTTCGGGAAGATAATCGGGCCCGGAATCTCTATGAACGAGCCGGATTCTCTTATGGTGAACCCCGAATGTTTTTTATGGAGAAGGAGATTTGA
- a CDS encoding peptidase gives MKIRYILSLLITILLILTSCDSGSVTDTDENEFSFDHEINPGQSATEFLTDDDFERLVIQVQYMQGYEPTQEGLQNLESFLSDRLNKSTVTIMEPEEIPASGESSYTANDIRDLEREHRTQFSSENEIAAYFIIVDGEYSESDVLGIAHFNTSMALFGPKFNEVSSGIGSPSKEDVETIVLRHEFGHILGLVNNGVDMQTNHQDTDNGRHCDNDQCLMFYAFRNADLFANIFGGNIPELDENCVADLQAVGGK, from the coding sequence ATGAAGATTCGATACATTCTATCATTACTAATAACAATTCTGCTGATTCTTACATCTTGCGACTCCGGTTCTGTTACCGATACAGACGAAAATGAATTTTCGTTCGATCACGAAATCAACCCGGGTCAGTCGGCCACGGAATTTCTGACTGATGATGATTTTGAACGTTTGGTTATTCAGGTTCAATATATGCAGGGATATGAACCGACGCAGGAAGGACTCCAAAATCTGGAATCATTTCTAAGTGACCGGTTGAATAAATCAACTGTTACAATAATGGAACCGGAAGAAATACCGGCTTCCGGCGAGAGTTCCTACACAGCGAATGATATTCGCGATCTGGAGCGTGAACACCGAACTCAGTTCTCTTCAGAAAATGAAATTGCAGCTTATTTTATTATTGTGGACGGAGAGTATAGTGAAAGTGATGTTCTCGGTATTGCCCATTTCAATACATCCATGGCACTCTTCGGGCCAAAGTTTAATGAAGTGAGCAGCGGAATTGGGAGCCCTTCTAAAGAGGATGTCGAGACTATTGTATTGAGGCATGAATTTGGGCACATCTTAGGGCTTGTAAATAATGGGGTGGATATGCAAACCAACCATCAGGATACAGATAACGGCCGTCACTGCGACAACGATCAATGTCTGATGTTCTACGCTTTCCGTAATGCTGATCTGTTCGCTAATATTTTTGGAGGAAATATTCCTGAACTGGATGAAAATTGTGTGGCGGATTTACAGGCAGTGGGCGGGAAGTAG
- the tyrA gene encoding bifunctional chorismate mutase/prephenate dehydrogenase, which produces MADQKHLKKQREQIDDIDNQILDLLQQRNRVVQEVIQTKVEKQLPVFVAGREEEKTNAFRKKAEERGIDPNWAEDFLRMVMASSRAAQSAKTFPRSTKEPKHVLYVGGEGGMGALYRKFTENSGHIAYSIDKGNWYQLEEMAPKLDMVIVTVPIRVTEDVIRRLSPKLKPDTILADFTSNKSEPLKAMLDAHSGPVVGLHPMHGPSVPNLSKQLMVFCSGRESEKADWFKEQCRLWGMRVIDAEPEKHDHVMNLVQGLRHFVALLHGSFMKEYDLNPEEMLEYSSPIYRAELMMTGRIFAQDAELYADIVFANKERRELLLTFFNHQKKLMEMVEKDDKSGFIKEFESVTDFFGSFASQALKESGYLINRLADRFS; this is translated from the coding sequence ATGGCTGACCAGAAGCACTTAAAAAAACAACGCGAACAGATCGATGATATTGATAATCAAATACTGGATCTGCTTCAGCAAAGAAATCGTGTTGTTCAGGAAGTCATTCAAACCAAGGTGGAAAAGCAGCTTCCTGTCTTTGTTGCGGGTCGGGAGGAGGAGAAGACCAACGCTTTTAGAAAGAAAGCTGAAGAGCGTGGAATTGACCCGAATTGGGCTGAAGACTTCTTGAGAATGGTGATGGCATCATCCCGCGCGGCTCAGTCTGCAAAAACCTTTCCGCGTTCAACGAAAGAGCCGAAGCATGTGCTGTACGTGGGAGGTGAAGGTGGAATGGGGGCTCTGTATCGGAAGTTTACGGAGAATAGTGGTCATATTGCCTACTCCATTGATAAGGGAAACTGGTATCAACTTGAGGAGATGGCACCAAAACTGGATATGGTGATTGTTACGGTGCCTATCCGGGTAACTGAGGATGTAATTCGGCGACTGTCTCCGAAGTTGAAACCGGATACGATTTTGGCTGATTTTACATCCAACAAATCAGAGCCGTTGAAAGCGATGCTGGATGCACACTCCGGACCGGTTGTTGGCCTTCACCCGATGCACGGGCCTTCAGTTCCAAACTTGTCGAAGCAGCTGATGGTGTTTTGTTCGGGCCGTGAATCGGAGAAGGCGGATTGGTTCAAGGAGCAGTGCAGGCTTTGGGGAATGAGGGTAATCGATGCGGAGCCGGAAAAACACGACCATGTGATGAACCTGGTTCAGGGATTAAGGCACTTTGTGGCCCTGCTGCACGGATCGTTTATGAAAGAGTATGATTTGAATCCGGAGGAGATGTTGGAGTACTCCAGTCCAATTTACCGCGCGGAGCTGATGATGACCGGACGGATATTTGCCCAGGACGCTGAACTTTATGCGGATATTGTGTTTGCCAATAAAGAGCGTCGGGAACTGCTTCTTACCTTTTTCAACCATCAGAAAAAACTGATGGAGATGGTTGAGAAGGATGACAAATCTGGCTTTATCAAAGAGTTTGAATCGGTTACAGACTTCTTTGGCAGTTTTGCCTCACAGGCACTGAAGGAGAGCGGATACCTGATAAATCGGCTTGCAGATCGGTTTTCATAA
- the uvrB gene encoding excinuclease ABC subunit UvrB — MSNFKLHSPWEPAGDQPNAIKELTEGVQSNDKFQTLLGITGSGKTRTVAGVIENVQKPTLVMSHNKTLAAQLYRELSDFFPENRVEFFISYYDYYQPEAYISSQDKYIEKDLSINEEIQRLRLRATSSLLSGRRDVIIVSSVSCIYGIGSPSEYEKLIIQLKVGQDIPRNTLLYDLVDLHYRRSDHEFTRGTFRVRGDVVDIYPAYSEEGLRITMWGDEIEKMQVFDVESGDIIDDVDEFRIYPASHYVTTQGRLEESIKQIRDEMHWRVEVLQDEHKFLEAKRLEQRTLFDIEMMQEIGYCSGIENYSRYLSARKPGERPYCLMDYFPDDYLLVVDESHQTVPQIGAMYGGDRSRKIELVEHGFRLPSALDNRPLTFEEWETMINQAIFVSATPSDYELEKSDGVYVEQIIRPTGLMEPEIEVRPLDTQVDDLLEEIRKRAEKNERVLCITLTKRLSEELSEYLKNLGIPAAYMHSELDAMQRVEVLYKFRRGDFKVLVGINLLREGIDIPELSLVAILDADKEGFLRSETSLFQIVGRAARNVGGKAILYANKITKSMQKVIDETTRRRKIQADYNKEHGITPQTIKKELKPLVDPALISTQDFTLDSTRKDDQSDYLETVKVAEDGIQYRANPAMKEVTFESKEKFLEYLRESMLQSAKNMEFEEAARIRDQIATLEKEL; from the coding sequence ATGTCTAATTTTAAGCTTCACTCACCCTGGGAGCCGGCCGGCGATCAGCCGAATGCCATCAAAGAATTAACCGAGGGCGTTCAAAGCAACGATAAATTTCAAACACTTTTAGGAATTACCGGATCGGGTAAAACCCGAACCGTAGCCGGTGTAATTGAGAACGTACAAAAACCCACGCTGGTAATGAGTCACAACAAGACTCTCGCCGCACAGCTCTATCGTGAGCTGAGTGACTTTTTCCCTGAAAACAGGGTGGAGTTCTTTATATCCTATTACGACTACTACCAGCCTGAAGCGTACATCTCTTCGCAGGATAAATACATTGAAAAGGATCTCTCCATCAACGAAGAAATCCAGCGGCTCCGCTTGAGAGCTACCAGTTCACTTTTATCCGGACGCCGTGATGTGATCATCGTCTCATCCGTCAGCTGTATTTACGGTATAGGTTCACCATCGGAGTACGAAAAGCTGATCATCCAGCTGAAAGTGGGTCAGGATATCCCAAGAAATACATTACTCTACGATCTGGTAGACCTTCATTATCGCCGCAGTGACCACGAATTTACTCGAGGTACTTTCCGTGTTCGCGGTGATGTTGTAGATATCTACCCAGCCTACTCCGAAGAGGGATTACGCATAACCATGTGGGGAGATGAAATTGAAAAAATGCAGGTTTTTGATGTTGAATCCGGTGACATTATCGATGATGTGGATGAATTTCGAATCTATCCCGCGTCTCACTATGTAACGACTCAAGGTCGGCTTGAAGAGTCGATTAAACAGATCAGAGATGAAATGCACTGGCGGGTTGAAGTGCTACAGGATGAACATAAATTTCTGGAAGCCAAACGACTCGAACAGCGCACACTTTTTGATATTGAGATGATGCAGGAAATTGGATACTGCTCCGGTATTGAAAACTACTCGCGCTATCTCAGTGCCCGTAAGCCGGGTGAGCGCCCTTATTGCCTGATGGACTATTTCCCTGATGATTATCTGCTTGTTGTGGATGAAAGCCACCAGACTGTTCCGCAAATCGGAGCCATGTATGGCGGTGACCGATCAAGAAAAATAGAGTTGGTGGAGCACGGATTCCGTTTACCTTCGGCCCTGGACAACCGGCCTCTCACATTCGAAGAGTGGGAGACAATGATTAATCAAGCTATTTTTGTAAGTGCGACTCCCAGTGATTATGAATTGGAAAAATCGGACGGTGTATATGTTGAGCAAATTATTCGTCCTACCGGCCTGATGGAACCCGAAATTGAAGTTCGCCCACTGGATACGCAGGTCGATGACCTTCTTGAAGAAATTCGAAAACGGGCTGAAAAGAATGAACGTGTACTCTGTATCACCTTGACCAAACGACTCAGTGAGGAGTTGAGTGAATACCTCAAGAATCTTGGTATCCCGGCGGCCTACATGCATAGCGAACTGGATGCGATGCAGCGTGTGGAAGTTCTCTACAAATTCCGCCGCGGTGATTTTAAAGTGCTTGTTGGGATCAACTTGCTTCGGGAGGGAATCGATATTCCTGAGCTGAGCCTTGTTGCCATTTTAGATGCTGATAAAGAGGGCTTTCTGCGATCTGAAACATCTCTATTCCAAATTGTGGGTAGAGCTGCAAGGAATGTTGGCGGAAAAGCCATACTCTATGCAAATAAAATTACAAAGAGCATGCAAAAAGTGATTGACGAGACGACCCGCCGCAGAAAAATTCAGGCAGATTATAACAAGGAACACGGCATTACTCCTCAAACAATCAAGAAAGAATTGAAGCCTTTAGTGGACCCTGCATTGATCTCTACACAAGATTTTACATTAGATTCAACACGTAAAGATGACCAATCTGACTACCTGGAGACGGTAAAAGTAGCTGAAGATGGAATTCAGTACAGAGCTAATCCGGCTATGAAAGAAGTTACATTTGAAAGTAAGGAGAAGTTTCTCGAATATTTACGCGAGTCGATGCTACAGTCAGCCAAGAACATGGAGTTCGAAGAGGCTGCCCGTATCCGCGACCAAATTGCAACACTTGAAAAAGAACTATAA
- a CDS encoding class I SAM-dependent methyltransferase, producing the protein MGKKIEFFKTFVKDRDVASVIPTSPRCVKKVCTNIDFSKDFTLVEYGPGNGAFTHYLIENMSPNSRLILIEANQNFVSALKDSIDDPRVEIHNVLAGNVESVLSDELIGNVDYVLSGIPFSFLEWDRKIEVLQATKKILKDDGKFLAYQTSGHLKKPVMEVFGNFETDFEPLNIPPYFIYKIHKNGH; encoded by the coding sequence ATGGGCAAAAAAATTGAATTTTTTAAGACGTTCGTTAAAGATCGCGACGTAGCTTCGGTGATCCCCACTTCACCGCGTTGTGTTAAAAAAGTTTGTACCAACATCGATTTCTCAAAGGATTTTACCTTGGTAGAGTACGGGCCTGGAAACGGCGCTTTTACCCACTACCTTATAGAAAACATGTCGCCAAATTCCCGGCTTATTCTGATTGAAGCCAATCAGAATTTTGTTTCGGCCCTCAAAGATTCCATTGATGACCCCAGGGTTGAAATTCACAATGTTCTCGCCGGTAATGTAGAATCGGTATTGAGTGACGAATTGATCGGCAATGTAGATTACGTACTCTCCGGCATCCCATTCTCTTTTCTCGAGTGGGACCGCAAGATTGAGGTACTGCAGGCAACCAAGAAAATTTTAAAAGATGACGGCAAATTCCTCGCTTATCAAACAAGCGGGCACCTCAAGAAGCCGGTTATGGAAGTATTTGGCAACTTTGAAACTGACTTCGAACCACTCAATATCCCACCCTATTTTATCTATAAAATTCACAAAAACGGGCACTGA
- the aat gene encoding leucyl/phenylalanyl-tRNA--protein transferase has protein sequence MNTDGKKIIPPETLLEAYSQGIFPMSESRDDGTVGWYSAQQRGIIPMDRFKVSSNVERIIRQSRFKCKVNTRFRDVVTECANRKTTWISELIIDSFEVLYLAGYAHSVEMYNAKGKLAGGLYGVSLGAAFFGESMFKNEKEADKVALWHCHQILEKNGFELWDTQFYTDHLAQFGCTEISADEYQKRLDSAMEKMNKEFKI, from the coding sequence ATGAATACTGATGGAAAAAAGATCATACCGCCTGAAACTCTGCTGGAAGCGTACAGCCAGGGAATTTTCCCGATGAGTGAATCACGGGATGATGGGACAGTGGGTTGGTACTCTGCCCAACAGCGCGGTATTATTCCGATGGATCGATTTAAAGTCTCATCAAATGTAGAGCGAATCATTCGCCAGAGTAGATTTAAATGCAAGGTCAACACACGTTTTCGGGATGTGGTGACTGAGTGTGCCAATCGTAAAACTACCTGGATTTCTGAACTGATCATCGATTCGTTTGAAGTGCTGTATCTGGCCGGTTACGCTCACTCTGTTGAGATGTACAATGCAAAAGGAAAACTCGCCGGTGGACTTTATGGAGTTTCTCTGGGGGCTGCTTTTTTTGGGGAGTCCATGTTTAAAAATGAGAAGGAAGCAGATAAAGTAGCACTCTGGCATTGCCATCAAATTCTGGAAAAGAACGGGTTTGAACTTTGGGATACACAATTCTATACCGATCACCTCGCTCAATTTGGATGTACTGAGATTTCTGCCGACGAGTATCAAAAACGACTGGACAGTGCGATGGAAAAAATGAATAAGGAGTTTAAAATATAG
- a CDS encoding zinc-dependent metalloprotease, whose amino-acid sequence MNHLIRNLFIILFTGYFAISCATTESTSSASGSDESRTEQSSDSKSYSSVITSEAETQQGVVDIHSVGDKIYYEIPDSLLGRDFLMVSRVAAVPNNFSGFTSSGSKTAEQVITFEKVNDKINIRQRLYNSVAPDSLPISRSVRANNYEPIIASFEVKAIGPDSTTTVVEVNSLFETDVPAISGLQGWLRSSYQVRRLDSSRSYIERARTYPRNVEVRHVMTYEAMNPPSSSNTNSISLLMNQSMVLLPKEPMRPRYHDYRVGWFTVTQLDFGSDEQKAATRSLIRRWRLEPSDPDAYARGELVEPVKPIVYYVDPGTPEEYRQAVIQGVEDWNVTFEEAGFKNAIQAKLPPTEEEDPDFEPEDIRYNMVRWIANTTRNATGPSMTDPRTGEIIGSDIIWYHNHIRSYRNRLMLETGAANSKAQNLRVDDDYLKEAIRQVIAHEIGHALGLPHNMKANSSYPVESLRDPEFTSQYGVSASIMDYARQNYIAQPGDGVERFIRKIGPYDKYSINWGYRVIPDAETPEDEVSTLNEWILEKADDPMYRFGQSTGYDPSAQTETLSDDPVQASTYGMMNLQRVTPNLVEWTSRPGQGYDDLEEVYGELIGQWSRYVGHVITNIGGVYMERIASDQDGNVYRPVSKEYQEKAMEFMVENAFTTPDWLLDENILRNIEHAGAVERIQSLQGRHLTSVMNSSRMLRLIEGESFRGDDAYTIAEMLEDVRKGVWSELSSNSSIDVYRRNLQRTYLNHVKSLMESDDDDVNGSDIKPLLREELRTLKTEVDRAVNRTVDRRTVVHLQDVQNRIENILDPK is encoded by the coding sequence ATGAATCATTTGATACGAAATCTATTCATCATACTGTTCACAGGTTATTTTGCGATCTCCTGTGCAACAACGGAGAGCACCTCTTCGGCATCCGGGTCAGACGAGTCCCGAACTGAGCAGAGCTCCGACTCAAAAAGTTACAGCAGTGTGATTACATCCGAAGCAGAAACACAGCAGGGTGTTGTGGATATCCATTCTGTAGGCGACAAAATTTACTATGAAATTCCGGATTCCCTTCTGGGCCGTGATTTTCTAATGGTGAGCCGTGTTGCAGCTGTACCCAATAATTTTTCAGGATTTACCAGCAGCGGTTCCAAAACCGCAGAGCAGGTGATTACCTTTGAAAAGGTGAACGACAAAATTAATATCCGGCAGCGACTTTATAACAGCGTTGCGCCGGACTCTCTCCCTATATCCCGATCCGTTCGTGCAAACAACTACGAGCCGATCATAGCATCATTTGAGGTAAAGGCTATCGGTCCGGACAGTACCACAACGGTCGTAGAGGTAAACAGTCTGTTTGAAACGGATGTGCCGGCTATTTCCGGTCTTCAGGGATGGTTGCGCAGCTCTTACCAGGTGCGTCGGCTTGATAGCAGCCGAAGCTATATTGAGCGCGCCAGAACCTATCCGCGAAATGTGGAAGTGCGTCATGTGATGACCTACGAGGCGATGAATCCGCCATCATCATCCAATACCAATAGTATCTCACTTTTGATGAACCAGTCAATGGTTCTATTACCGAAAGAGCCGATGCGTCCGCGCTATCACGATTACCGGGTTGGATGGTTTACCGTCACTCAGCTCGATTTTGGTTCTGATGAACAGAAAGCCGCTACACGGTCGCTTATCCGGCGCTGGAGACTCGAACCTTCTGACCCTGATGCATATGCCCGTGGAGAACTGGTTGAGCCGGTAAAACCGATCGTTTACTACGTAGACCCCGGAACTCCCGAGGAGTATCGTCAGGCTGTGATTCAAGGGGTTGAAGACTGGAATGTTACATTTGAAGAGGCCGGATTTAAAAATGCCATTCAGGCAAAACTTCCTCCTACAGAAGAGGAAGATCCCGATTTTGAACCGGAAGATATTCGTTACAACATGGTTCGCTGGATTGCCAATACCACTCGAAATGCCACCGGGCCTAGTATGACTGACCCCCGAACCGGAGAGATTATCGGAAGTGACATTATCTGGTACCACAATCACATCCGGTCATACAGAAACCGCCTGATGCTGGAAACCGGCGCTGCCAACTCCAAAGCACAAAATCTGCGCGTGGATGATGACTATCTGAAAGAGGCAATCCGTCAGGTGATTGCACACGAAATTGGTCATGCACTCGGGCTGCCTCACAACATGAAGGCGAACTCCTCTTATCCGGTGGAGTCGCTTCGAGATCCTGAGTTTACGTCGCAGTATGGAGTGTCGGCTTCCATCATGGACTATGCGCGCCAGAACTATATCGCCCAGCCCGGAGACGGTGTAGAGCGATTCATTCGTAAAATCGGCCCGTACGACAAGTACTCCATCAACTGGGGATATCGTGTCATTCCAGATGCGGAAACACCGGAAGACGAAGTTTCAACGCTGAATGAGTGGATTCTTGAGAAAGCCGATGATCCGATGTATCGATTTGGTCAATCAACCGGTTATGATCCATCTGCTCAGACAGAAACGCTGTCTGATGATCCGGTGCAGGCGTCTACGTACGGCATGATGAACCTGCAGCGAGTGACGCCAAACCTGGTTGAGTGGACATCACGTCCGGGGCAGGGTTACGATGATCTGGAAGAGGTTTATGGCGAGCTGATTGGTCAGTGGAGCCGTTATGTAGGGCACGTGATTACCAACATTGGCGGGGTTTATATGGAGCGTATTGCATCTGATCAGGATGGAAATGTTTATCGCCCTGTAAGCAAAGAGTATCAGGAAAAAGCGATGGAGTTTATGGTGGAGAATGCCTTTACAACCCCGGATTGGCTGCTGGATGAAAACATTCTGAGAAATATTGAACATGCCGGCGCTGTTGAGCGAATTCAATCTCTGCAGGGGCGTCATCTTACTAGTGTGATGAATTCCTCGCGAATGTTACGCTTGATTGAAGGTGAATCTTTCCGTGGTGATGATGCATATACCATTGCGGAAATGCTTGAAGACGTTCGAAAAGGCGTGTGGAGTGAGCTTTCTTCGAATTCATCAATCGATGTTTATCGCAGAAATCTTCAGCGAACCTATCTGAATCACGTGAAATCCCTTATGGAGAGTGATGATGACGATGTGAACGGAAGCGACATCAAACCGTTGCTGCGTGAAGAGCTCAGAACGTTGAAAACAGAAGTAGATCGCGCCGTGAACCGTACGGTAGATCGCAGAACGGTTGTGCACCTTCAGGATGTACAAAACCGAATTGAGAATATTCTCGATCCAAAATAG
- a CDS encoding GNAT family N-acetyltransferase gives MAEVINNKEKNRYELKLDGHTAIAEYILNKQGVLFFTHTEVPKDLEGEGVASKLMESAFDDAEERGLKIAPICPFVKSYIQRHPEWKRLLAEEHRF, from the coding sequence ATGGCAGAGGTAATCAATAACAAAGAAAAGAACCGGTATGAGCTAAAGCTCGATGGACACACCGCCATTGCCGAATATATTCTGAATAAACAGGGAGTTCTCTTTTTTACACATACGGAAGTCCCTAAAGACCTTGAAGGTGAGGGTGTGGCTTCAAAGCTGATGGAGTCTGCATTTGATGATGCTGAAGAACGCGGATTGAAAATTGCTCCGATCTGTCCGTTTGTAAAATCCTACATTCAGCGTCATCCCGAGTGGAAACGACTTTTGGCAGAAGAGCATCGTTTTTAG